aatttttctctttcaatttgTTTGCAAAACTGATCTGTAATAGTCACATCCACGTGCTGTtacttttgcaaaatttgaCCCAGTAGATCTCACTGAAACAATGTTGTGTTTTCTAAATAGGAAAGACCGAATATgtacaattttgttttgttttggcaaGCTAGATAAGCCACGGCTATTCATAATCactaggaaagaaaaaaagcacaaaaactcCAAGGGCATTGGCGAAGAAGCCTTAAACTGCAAGCAGTTTTTAAGACTGCAAACCTCTCTGGTGCATTCTTCACTGCAGAAACCGTTGATTTCCCAGTTCGTCTCGTTTGGTGGAATAATCACTCTCATGGTAGCAGAAGCTCCAACCTGCATAACTCCAGCATCATACTTCCTCAGTTGTTTTGTGTAGTAAAACCGAAGACCAGAACTGTCTATCATGCCTGAAAAAGCAAACGAAACAGTGAAACAAGAGGGATTGCATCAAAAGCACGTACGGACCGTAATCACCTGCAGTCACGCTCAACTTTGGTAAACTTTGTAACGAAATGTTGTGCAAAGTAATTGTCTAAATTCCTCGCCACAAGTGACACTAAAGAGTTAACGTTTAAAAAAGAACTTCATGACCTCGATAGAAGTCAAAATACATCTAATTGAGAACATAAATGGCGGgcggaaaagaaaaaaaaaggtgttaCTTTATGAATTTCCAACACCAACGAGTTGGCGATAAGTACAGCGACTCAATATCACAAACCAATTGAACGTTCAGGGTTTTAGGCATGCGCAAAATGCCTTGGTGCTCTCCTTTCTTGTTTGATGCTTACTGGGAAACTTGGAACTGACAGTGCTAAGattttgaatatttggacaCCTCAAGCAAATACCATTGGTCCATACCTGCTTTACCCATTGGATTATCATAGTGTATCTCCAGGATTACGACTTTTGGACTGTCAGGTGTTCCAATGGGAAAACCAACGTGCTCAGGATAAGAGAATCCCTAGAAAAATGAGCACCATTATGAAAAATTCAGCCGTTGCATACCTTGGAGAGGTAGTAACTCAAAGAGCAAAGTCTTCTTAAGCTGCAGGCATTACCTTTACTAACTATTATTTATTTGTGGAAACACGACATGAGACGAGTAAGAATATATACTCATATTATGCTATCGAAAGCGTGAAACTCGGAGCTAGTtacgaaaaacaaaattaatgttctttcTTCGACTGAGAATAGGTAGCTTAAACAGTAACAACGACGGCGGCGACAACAATATCAAAAATTTGCAGATTGACAAACAATTTTTCATGCTTCGTATGTGCGTTTTTCATTTCGTACATTTGGCAGCAgatctcgttctttccacgacgtgaaatgacttatTTGGCAATCGTAATGAAAACGGTGAgcacttgacgacaaattttcacatttacatttttatctCCAAATCGCACATATCAATTTCATTCCAAGGTAGTTCGCACACGTTTTGTTAGGCAGACGACTTGAGAAAAtcgcaaagttacattttcaaataacGTTCTGGCTGACGTCGGCACCTTCGTTTCTTAATTAGGGAGCTGAAGCAAGTACAcatcaaaaatttgcatatttgacaatgaaaaacagcagttttgcacgctttgcacaaGCATTTCCtatttttggacatttcacaGACGCTCTCGTTCCTTCCGCgaagtgaaatgacctgtttcgCAGCTGTGTGGACGACGCGAGCATATGATATTCAATTTAGTATTCTTACAGGTGAAGCACCTGTTCAAATTTTATTCCAGGAttgttagaacacattttgcaagcatcaTGACTTGGCATAATCGaggaatgattgcagaaaggcgAAGTTATATTTACAGATGACTTTCTccctgccgtcgacgtcgtgtttaaGCTTCCTATGATTACTCTACCACAACGCTCTGCAACCCGCATAGCCTGCTTTTACGTAATGAAGGTACCACCACACTCGCTGTCGTAAATTACTAAGTCAAatgaaaatataactttgtgTAGAAAGCGGTATTCGATCACAAACTGAGCCTAGTTGACCAACAGTGACATGAAACCTACATTCCCTCCGATGGCCCAAGCAGCAATTGTTGTAGCTTCGGTGCATCTCAACGCCGGAGGAGGCATCTCTGGACTGAAACATAGGTCTTTATAGTGCAAAAAGTGGTCTGGGTAATCGTCACTGTATTCACACACAAGTATGTGCATGACCACTCCTTCGTGGCCTGCTTGGATGACAGGATCCATCTGAAGCCAGACAAAAGGAGTTAAGAGAAATTACAATAAGATTTGTAGATATATAATCAGAATAATAAACATAAGCCTTTACTGCTATTCAAACACGGCGGACCGCATTTTGAATGAAGAGGAGGGAAGTTTAAGAACGTGATAAATATGCATGGTTGATTAGCTGCATGATCTGCATAATTGATGAGCTGCATGATTAGGGATGACTTCTGCACGTTCTACACGCCCCACAAGTGCAGTTTTAATTTTGCTGAATTCATTTGCACTTCGCTGTGAAACAACGACGTAAAATGACCACGTCCTGTGTAGCTCGCCCAGACGAAGGACTAActctcgaaacgttagcttcgttatctcttcacgatggaaatttgaccttaTGAACTTGTCTGTCTTTAAATTTAATTGCGTTTCACCTGTATGATGTGATGTTTTTCGTTCAATTTGGGCATTTCCAATACTTCACACATGTAACTGGTTTTATCCCAAGGGATAGCTgtctgaaaaacaaataaataaattgactTTAAGCGGAGAAACTGAAAGTGAAAAAAGgtaaaatgttaaattttactaTCGAGGCAGAATAAGTGGACAATCTTGTTCTCATTTTTCAGGAGGCATGAAATGTAGCAAATCTCGGTCGGAGTGCAGGTTCGTGGTTAAAGAGGAGGAGGAGATGATAATATTATATTGGAAAACAACGAAAGTAAAGATGGACTTAGATACCTTGTTGTATACTAAGTCGAAGTATTTAGTCCCAGGTGGTAAAGCTGGTCTCTTTTTTCCGCTATTGAGTAAGAGCACACTTCTTGCACCTCGGTTTACAGGACTGTGTTGCGGAATGGATCTTGCTGTTGAGGGATCGCTGGGGTGGTAGGCATAGATAACTTTGGTTGTTCCTGGCTGTAAGATCGATTAAACGGGAAAACATGATTTCCAAATTTATGAAAGACAAGCTGGCATCATTGCAAAAGAGTGTAAGTAAGGGATCCTGGCATGCTAAAGTGAAAAAGCATGATCTGAGGCCCTGATCTTGAGTTTGGTGCGACTTTTAGACTTTAACAAATATCTTAGCAACATATTTCAATTCTCTTCAAATAGAGTATTTTAAGTTAGACAAGAAATAAATTGCGGACAGAAGTGACACACATTGCTAGTAAACACATTTTTCCATTCAATTTACTGACTTAACTTTACACAGTCTGGGAAGCACATATGCGCATATGGATATAAATAAAGTCAATTATGGGGAGCTAGAAGCTATAACATTATTTCGcttaataaaaaacaaaagctgGTCAGCTGACACACCTCAATTTTATTGTCATCTGCATCGCAAGTGTCAAATTTGCGCTTAAATTTCATAACAGTTTTCCCATTTTCCTCCGTCAGTGAAATCAATTCATAATCTTGCTGAGAATCTGTCTTTGGCATAAAGTGACCATCAGCGTGCCGATCCTGTTATTAAGAAAATAGACTTAAATTagtaattgcccccgcagggttttggcccagaggccaaaacccgaggaggcattatagaaacccccgcgtaatagagaatatgtatggtataaccagaaaaaatctcgagtcgcaggagcaggggccgcaaaggatctgtgggtaacgtacatgattggatgaaagcccgcaaaggatctgtgggtaacgtttatgattggagaagcctcataaagggtttgaaatgattgacagacttAAGTTTCGATGATCTGAAACTCATACAAGGTTATTACAActaatacaaaaatttggttttatcaaacgagttgataaaggttgaattaccaccgtgaaagatttagaaagctgacgtttcgagcgttagcccttcgtcagagcgaacaactaatagtttgttagttgataagcttttaaagcgaaaaccttttgaaaaacgagcacttaaaacagtttgaacgtcgtagtccgacaactttcgaaaaatcaggacgagctgaatcgccgtgcagtctagcgagattttttcgctacttttgcttcaaaaatcttgtatgtcgatttgtcagacacaaatcaaaatactattaggatgtgaaagactcacaccaatacaaagcttgtttaaaaaattggtaccaaggggaatattgtttgaaagttggcataaagttatatttctggtgtataaactcatattggtcattgatattgtaagtttatttgttgaaaattcgcatcgaagtccatccgatcgagaaactcgcattgctcatcgaccgaaagataccgtcacacttggat
This genomic window from Acropora muricata isolate sample 2 chromosome 2, ASM3666990v1, whole genome shotgun sequence contains:
- the LOC136893423 gene encoding LOW QUALITY PROTEIN: DBH-like monooxygenase protein 1 (The sequence of the model RefSeq protein was modified relative to this genomic sequence to represent the inferred CDS: inserted 1 base in 1 codon): MGKMLPSALSAVFLLHIFLVHAVAADLLSSHSFFASLDEDQSVKLYWNVTTTDKEIFFTVEAKTTGWIGFGISSGQGKMQGADIVIGWVKDGVPYFQDRHADGHFMPKTDSQQDYELISLTEENGKTVMKFKRKFDTCDADDNKIEPGTTKVIYAYHPSDPSTARSIPQHSPVNRGARSVLLLNSGKKRPALPPGTKYFDLVYNKTAIPWDKTSYMCEVLEMPKLNEKHHIIQMDPVIQAGHEGVVMHILVCEYSDDYPDHFLHYKDLCFSPEMPPPALRCTEATTIAAWAIGGNGFSYPEHVGFPIGTPDSPKVVILEIHYDNPMGKAGMIDSSGLRFYYTKQLRKYDAGVMQVGASATMRVIIPPNETNWEINGFCSEECTREGFKNSILPGGGINIVAXLLDMHLAGRKAVVRRIRNGVEHSEIARDDHYDFNFKEYLMLENEIHVASGDSLITECFYNTRDRDWITFVSDKKGRDCYEAVLILQ